A genomic stretch from Candidatus Kryptonium sp. includes:
- a CDS encoding DUF1957 domain-containing protein, with translation MYGYFVLVLHTHLPYVIGHGRWPHGMDWLNEAASECYIPLLNIFNELKDEGVNFKVTINISPVLAEQLASREFVAEFLQYLQMRIELAEQDEIEFVRTGRKNLAGIAKFWKEYYQNVLDSFTNRYSENLISAFRELQDSGHLEIITCAATHGYLPLLALDTSVQAQIKLGVRVYEKYFGRKPKGIWLPECAYRPGYRWKMPVQPENNFDVLEYERKGVEEFLSENGIEFFIVDTATLKGGKTIGVYLERFEGLKKLWEQFEAQVRYRPEEEKSPYEIYLVGSGKPEKKPVAVLTRDPKTGLQVWSGEWGYPGDGWYLDFHKKKFPSGLRYWRVTNSKADLADKLEYEIDKVESRLEENSSHFVELITATLKEHFEKTGKVGVLTAPYDTELFGHWWFEGPRFLKKVFQKLNNSSFVKPATASEAIDKINPSTVISLPEGSWGEGGYHYIWLNKDTEWTWRHIYANEIRMHELAKRYSNSSDEKLVFMMKQLARELLLLQASDWQFLISTISARDYAEMRVVFHNENFNRIADIIEKYINTGELSFEEWNFVVGCAERDNIFNEIDLKWWAEVEFP, from the coding sequence ATGTATGGTTATTTTGTCCTTGTCCTTCACACACATCTTCCTTATGTCATTGGGCACGGTAGATGGCCACATGGAATGGATTGGTTGAATGAAGCAGCAAGCGAATGTTATATCCCACTTCTTAACATTTTTAATGAATTAAAAGATGAAGGTGTAAATTTCAAAGTTACAATCAATATCTCGCCTGTGCTTGCGGAACAACTCGCAAGTAGAGAGTTTGTTGCGGAATTTCTACAGTATCTTCAAATGAGAATAGAACTTGCTGAACAAGACGAAATTGAATTTGTAAGAACCGGAAGGAAAAATCTTGCAGGGATCGCAAAGTTTTGGAAGGAATACTATCAGAATGTTTTGGATAGCTTTACAAATAGATATTCTGAAAATTTAATTTCTGCATTTCGTGAGCTTCAAGATTCTGGGCATCTTGAAATAATTACTTGTGCTGCGACCCATGGTTATTTGCCACTTCTTGCGCTTGACACGAGCGTTCAAGCACAGATTAAGCTTGGCGTCAGAGTTTATGAAAAATATTTTGGACGGAAACCAAAGGGTATATGGCTTCCTGAATGTGCGTATAGGCCGGGATACAGATGGAAAATGCCAGTTCAACCTGAAAATAATTTTGATGTCCTTGAGTATGAAAGGAAAGGTGTTGAAGAGTTTTTATCAGAAAATGGGATTGAGTTTTTCATCGTTGACACTGCAACTTTAAAAGGTGGGAAGACGATCGGGGTTTACCTTGAGAGATTTGAAGGATTGAAAAAATTATGGGAGCAGTTTGAAGCACAAGTTAGGTATAGACCTGAGGAAGAAAAATCCCCATATGAAATTTATCTTGTTGGTTCTGGAAAGCCTGAGAAAAAACCAGTTGCTGTTTTAACGCGAGATCCGAAAACAGGACTACAGGTATGGAGTGGAGAGTGGGGATATCCTGGAGATGGATGGTATCTTGATTTTCATAAGAAGAAATTCCCAAGTGGTTTGAGATATTGGCGTGTGACAAATTCAAAGGCAGATCTTGCAGATAAGCTTGAATATGAAATTGACAAAGTTGAATCTCGGCTTGAGGAAAATTCTTCGCATTTTGTTGAACTTATAACAGCAACATTAAAAGAACATTTTGAAAAAACTGGCAAAGTTGGTGTTTTAACAGCACCATATGATACGGAACTTTTTGGACATTGGTGGTTTGAAGGTCCAAGGTTTTTAAAGAAGGTATTTCAAAAATTGAACAATTCAAGTTTCGTAAAACCTGCTACTGCTTCTGAAGCGATAGATAAAATCAATCCGTCAACAGTTATCTCTCTTCCCGAAGGCTCGTGGGGTGAAGGAGGTTATCATTATATTTGGCTTAACAAAGATACAGAGTGGACTTGGAGGCATATATACGCTAACGAGATTAGAATGCATGAGTTAGCAAAAAGGTATTCAAATTCAAGCGATGAAAAATTGGTCTTTATGATGAAACAGCTTGCGCGTGAACTTTTGCTTCTTCAGGCCTCCGATTGGCAATTTTTAATTTCAACTATATCAGCTCGTGATTATGCTGAAATGAGAGTTGTTTTTCATAACGAAAACTTCAATAGGATAGCTGACATAATAGAAAAATATATCAACACCGGCGAGTTAAGCTTTGAGGAATGGAATTTCGTCGTGGGATGTGCTGAAAGGGACAATATTTTTAACGAGATTGATTTGAAATGGTGGGCTGAGGTTGAATTTCCGTGA
- a CDS encoding DUF3109 family protein has product MSLKPILIDGIYVDPKVATSYFMCDVEKCKGACCFMEGDFGAPLLEEEIEIIQDVLSIVKRYLPEKNLKFIEKYGFYEKSETGYSTMCVDKRECVFVFWEDGVARCSFEKAFLKGEINFRKPISCHLFPLRNYGINGALVGGEALKYVKIKECNPAVEKGEKEKVKLYEFVKPALVRYFGQEWYNKMVSQIKSLNNRR; this is encoded by the coding sequence ATGAGTTTGAAGCCAATACTCATAGATGGCATCTATGTTGATCCGAAAGTTGCAACTTCATACTTTATGTGCGATGTTGAAAAGTGTAAAGGTGCTTGCTGTTTTATGGAGGGTGATTTCGGAGCCCCTCTTCTTGAAGAGGAGATTGAAATAATTCAAGATGTTCTTTCAATTGTTAAGCGATATCTACCTGAAAAAAATCTTAAGTTCATTGAAAAATACGGTTTTTATGAGAAGAGCGAAACTGGATATTCAACCATGTGCGTTGATAAGAGAGAGTGTGTTTTTGTTTTTTGGGAAGATGGTGTTGCAAGGTGTTCATTTGAGAAAGCTTTTTTGAAGGGAGAGATTAATTTTAGAAAGCCCATCTCGTGTCATCTTTTCCCCTTGAGAAATTACGGGATAAACGGGGCTTTAGTTGGAGGTGAAGCTCTAAAATACGTCAAGATAAAAGAATGTAATCCAGCTGTTGAAAAGGGAGAGAAGGAAAAGGTAAAACTTTATGAATTTGTTAAACCCGCCTTGGTGAGATATTTTGGACAGGAATGGTATAACAAAATGGTGTCTCAAATTAAATCCTTAAATAACAGGAGGTGA
- the rpoN gene encoding RNA polymerase factor sigma-54, which produces MLKYGQHQTLETKLTPQQIQYLKLLQVPVVQLEQKIQEELEQNPFLEEGIETSLDEVYELELSEEEDLDQAVKQELEEEYEEITGDKQPKKEEEYTFEDFVKVLQDEEAFIPKTKDVVGEELEDELPWQPPSIEPLNERLLKQFMAVAEDDKEIRIAEEILGNIDDDGYLTRSVEEIAEDLRLGEKMEVTAQEVESVLKKIQRLDPPGIGSRDLKECLLVQLEVGDFPEDKKELAVKILSTAYDDFMKKRYNELVKKFGLSEQKLKEVFQIIQRLNPKPGEGKSIVQEYIVPDFIVERIGNEFVITLNEKRIPSIRLNRSYYDILKKQKNINSELKEELKKQFSRAKWFVISIYQRRETLLKIMKAIVELQREFFETGESLKPMIYKDVAERAGVDISTVSRAVNQKYVQTDYGIYKLRDLFSEKINTVDGNEVSNKEVKEKIKEIISQEDPRKPLSDEQIAEILRAQGFNIARRTVAKYRDQLGIPTARLRRRIE; this is translated from the coding sequence GTGTTAAAATATGGACAACATCAAACTTTAGAAACAAAGCTAACACCACAGCAAATTCAATACCTAAAGCTTCTTCAAGTCCCTGTTGTTCAACTTGAGCAAAAGATCCAAGAAGAGCTTGAACAAAACCCATTTCTTGAGGAAGGAATTGAGACATCGCTTGATGAAGTGTATGAACTTGAGCTTTCGGAAGAAGAAGATTTGGATCAAGCAGTGAAACAGGAGTTAGAAGAGGAATATGAAGAAATAACTGGGGACAAACAACCAAAGAAAGAGGAAGAATATACATTTGAGGATTTCGTTAAAGTTCTTCAAGATGAGGAGGCGTTTATTCCTAAAACGAAGGATGTAGTTGGAGAAGAACTTGAGGACGAGCTGCCTTGGCAACCTCCATCTATTGAGCCACTTAACGAAAGACTTTTAAAACAATTTATGGCTGTCGCTGAAGATGATAAAGAAATAAGAATAGCCGAAGAAATTCTTGGCAATATTGATGATGATGGATACCTCACAAGGAGCGTTGAGGAAATAGCCGAAGATTTACGGCTTGGAGAGAAAATGGAGGTGACAGCTCAAGAGGTTGAAAGTGTTCTCAAAAAAATTCAACGGCTTGATCCGCCAGGAATAGGGTCGAGAGATTTAAAAGAATGTCTCCTCGTCCAACTGGAAGTGGGAGATTTTCCGGAGGATAAGAAGGAACTTGCTGTTAAAATTTTAAGCACCGCATATGATGATTTTATGAAGAAAAGATATAATGAATTGGTCAAAAAGTTTGGGCTAAGTGAACAAAAACTCAAGGAAGTTTTTCAAATAATACAACGGTTGAATCCAAAGCCTGGAGAGGGGAAAAGCATTGTGCAAGAATATATCGTTCCCGATTTTATTGTTGAGAGGATTGGTAATGAATTCGTCATAACTTTGAACGAAAAAAGAATTCCCAGCATCCGTTTGAACAGGAGTTATTACGATATCTTAAAGAAGCAAAAGAATATCAATTCGGAATTAAAAGAGGAACTGAAGAAACAGTTTTCAAGGGCTAAATGGTTTGTCATCTCTATTTATCAGCGAAGGGAAACGCTATTGAAGATTATGAAAGCTATAGTTGAATTGCAGAGAGAATTCTTTGAAACTGGGGAATCGCTGAAGCCAATGATCTATAAAGATGTTGCCGAGAGAGCGGGCGTAGATATTTCAACGGTAAGCAGGGCGGTAAATCAAAAATATGTCCAAACGGATTACGGTATTTATAAATTAAGGGATCTTTTCAGCGAAAAAATTAACACTGTTGATGGAAATGAGGTTTCAAATAAAGAGGTTAAAGAAAAAATAAAAGAAATAATTAGTCAAGAGGATCCTCGTAAACCGCTAAGCGACGAGCAAATTGCAGAGATCTTGCGAGCTCAAGGATTTAACATCGCAAGGCGAACTGTTGCAAAATACAGAGATCAGCTTGGAATTCCAACTGCAAGATTGAGGAGAAGAATTGAATAA
- the hslV gene encoding ATP-dependent protease subunit HslV, translating to MGKIIRSTTILGLIHNGQAVMGGDGQVTLSETVMKHGARKVRKIYNNKILVGFAGASADALALMERFEAKLEQYKGNLLRAATELAKDWRMDKYLRQLNALLAVMDKENALIISGTGDVIEPDDKIVAIGSGGSYALAAAKVLVKHSNLSAREIVEESLKVAADICIYTNHNIIIEEL from the coding sequence GTGGGGAAAATTATAAGATCAACAACAATACTTGGTTTAATTCATAATGGACAAGCGGTGATGGGTGGAGATGGACAAGTGACGCTTTCGGAAACAGTAATGAAACATGGTGCAAGAAAGGTAAGGAAGATCTACAACAACAAAATACTTGTTGGTTTTGCTGGTGCTTCAGCTGACGCCCTTGCTCTGATGGAAAGATTTGAGGCAAAGCTTGAGCAATACAAAGGCAACCTTCTTCGTGCTGCAACCGAGCTTGCTAAAGATTGGAGGATGGATAAATATCTTCGTCAGCTGAACGCATTGCTCGCTGTGATGGACAAGGAAAACGCATTGATAATTTCAGGAACCGGAGATGTAATTGAACCAGATGACAAGATAGTTGCAATTGGCTCTGGCGGAAGCTATGCTCTTGCAGCAGCTAAAGTTCTCGTGAAACATTCAAATCTTTCGGCTCGGGAAATAGTTGAGGAATCTTTAAAAGTCGCCGCTGATATTTGTATTTATACGAACCATAATATCATAATTGAAGAACTTTGA
- the hslU gene encoding ATP-dependent protease ATPase subunit HslU codes for MNKGENEIELKQRRDLKELTPEEIVKELNKYIIGQDQAKRAVAIALRNRWRRQQVQGELREEITPNNIILIGPTGVGKTEIARRLAKLANAPFVKVEASKFTEVGYVGRDVESMIRELVDIAVNMVRTEKMEEIKDRARELAEERLLDILLPKRKKKKHDEGEEYYDDYENDEMKQTREKLRKQLREGKLDSRTIEIEVSSQSLSGMQIVGPFPIDDLSMNMQDFIETVIPKRYKKRKMTIAEARNYLIQEEAQKLIDMEAVIKEAKRRVENLGIVFIDEIDKIANPGGYTVGPDVSREGVQRDLLPIVEGSNVMTKYGIVKTDHILFIAAGAFHVAKPSDLIPELQGRFPIRVELNPLTEEDFVKILTLPENALIKQYKALLETEGVELEFTDEAIREIARYAAQVNEQLENIGARRLQTVMTTLLEDILFDAPNLKGQKILITKEFVQEKLAPIVKDRDLSRYIL; via the coding sequence ATGAACAAGGGAGAAAACGAAATAGAACTAAAGCAGAGAAGAGATTTAAAGGAACTAACACCCGAGGAAATAGTTAAGGAACTTAACAAATACATAATTGGACAAGATCAAGCCAAAAGAGCTGTTGCTATTGCTCTCCGAAATAGGTGGAGAAGGCAACAGGTTCAAGGTGAGTTAAGAGAAGAGATAACTCCCAACAACATAATTTTGATTGGTCCGACTGGTGTTGGAAAAACTGAGATCGCACGTCGGCTCGCAAAGTTGGCAAATGCTCCCTTTGTTAAAGTTGAAGCTTCTAAGTTTACAGAGGTCGGATATGTCGGAAGAGATGTTGAATCAATGATAAGAGAACTCGTTGATATTGCGGTTAACATGGTTAGAACCGAAAAAATGGAGGAAATCAAAGATCGCGCAAGAGAACTTGCTGAAGAAAGACTGTTGGACATATTATTGCCAAAGAGGAAGAAGAAAAAACATGACGAAGGCGAAGAATACTATGATGATTACGAAAATGATGAAATGAAGCAAACGAGAGAAAAACTAAGAAAGCAATTACGGGAAGGAAAACTTGATTCAAGGACGATAGAAATAGAAGTATCCTCCCAATCTCTATCTGGTATGCAGATCGTCGGTCCATTTCCTATTGATGATCTCTCAATGAATATGCAAGATTTTATTGAAACGGTGATCCCAAAAAGGTATAAAAAAAGAAAGATGACGATCGCTGAAGCAAGAAATTATCTTATTCAAGAAGAGGCTCAAAAATTAATTGACATGGAGGCAGTTATAAAAGAAGCAAAAAGAAGAGTTGAAAATCTTGGGATCGTGTTTATAGATGAAATTGACAAAATTGCGAATCCAGGTGGTTACACAGTCGGACCCGATGTTTCAAGAGAAGGAGTGCAAAGAGATTTGTTGCCAATAGTTGAGGGTTCAAATGTTATGACAAAATATGGAATTGTGAAAACAGATCATATACTTTTCATAGCTGCAGGTGCTTTTCATGTTGCGAAACCAAGCGATCTTATCCCCGAACTTCAAGGTAGATTTCCGATAAGAGTTGAGTTAAATCCATTAACTGAGGAAGATTTTGTAAAAATTCTCACATTGCCAGAGAATGCTTTGATAAAACAATATAAGGCGCTTCTTGAAACTGAAGGAGTTGAACTTGAGTTTACAGATGAAGCAATACGGGAGATCGCTCGTTATGCAGCTCAAGTAAATGAACAACTTGAAAACATCGGGGCAAGACGACTTCAAACAGTTATGACGACGCTTCTTGAGGATATCTTATTTGACGCTCCAAATTTAAAAGGACAGAAGATTTTAATAACAAAAGAATTTGTCCAGGAGAAACTCGCACCGATAGTTAAAGATCGTGATTTAAGCCGATACATTTTATAA
- a CDS encoding GNAT family N-acetyltransferase, with protein sequence MAQLYIETSQNFDDWDKFNLSSAQSNPFQSYDWLKTYSEFFNFSVNILFVKKGEETIAGLIYPLRRKLYFRVSTPLLFSYYSGILFGTFQKEKRQKIISEKNEAILKIHEYLRRELDFFNFKLHYTIDDIRQFKWLGYKILPRHTFVLSLESTEKIWDGFSNSLKRKIKDAQERGLNVVRTKWADKLAEHQILSFERTGGRFFIGLDELKRLIQNLVEKNLLTVYHLVDKNNQVIASRGVSIWNGKAYDVIAGMGEREINSATHFLVWKILEDLSSQGVREFDFCGADIQSVAFFKMQFGGDIRISFDVSFAKGLVKFFI encoded by the coding sequence ATGGCTCAACTTTACATTGAGACTTCACAAAACTTTGACGACTGGGACAAATTCAATTTATCCTCCGCACAATCAAATCCATTCCAAAGCTATGATTGGTTAAAAACCTACAGCGAGTTTTTCAACTTTTCAGTTAACATTTTATTTGTCAAAAAAGGCGAAGAAACAATCGCTGGGCTGATTTATCCTTTGCGAAGGAAACTTTATTTTCGTGTTTCAACGCCGCTTCTTTTTTCGTATTACAGCGGGATATTATTTGGCACTTTCCAAAAAGAGAAACGACAGAAGATCATATCTGAAAAAAACGAAGCAATCCTCAAAATTCACGAGTATTTGAGAAGAGAACTTGATTTCTTTAACTTCAAACTTCATTACACGATTGATGATATCAGACAGTTTAAATGGCTCGGATATAAAATCTTGCCGAGACATACATTTGTACTTTCTCTTGAATCCACCGAAAAGATTTGGGATGGATTTAGCAATTCGTTAAAAAGGAAAATAAAAGATGCTCAAGAGCGCGGTTTGAATGTTGTTAGAACCAAGTGGGCTGATAAACTTGCAGAACATCAAATTTTAAGCTTTGAAAGGACGGGAGGTAGATTTTTTATTGGCTTGGATGAACTCAAACGACTTATTCAAAATCTTGTAGAAAAAAATTTATTGACAGTTTATCATCTCGTTGATAAAAATAATCAAGTGATCGCTTCTCGCGGCGTATCTATATGGAACGGTAAAGCATATGATGTGATTGCCGGGATGGGTGAAAGAGAGATAAACAGCGCAACTCATTTCCTCGTTTGGAAAATACTTGAGGATCTGTCGTCGCAGGGTGTGAGAGAGTTTGATTTCTGTGGCGCGGATATTCAAAGCGTCGCTTTCTTTAAAATGCAATTTGGTGGGGATATTAGAATTTCCTTTGATGTAAGTTTTGCTAAAGGACTTGTGAAATTTTTCATTTGA
- a CDS encoding oligosaccharide flippase family protein, with product MRENFIIVKKAGFVSLSKVVNLLGLLVVTIILARYFTRSEFASYDQFWLIFNTIFPVASFAFTSSIYFFGSKENAGDYITEIFWFLLFVGLMVTFFLFLLSSEIAKFIKNPRFAQDFPAFAIFSLFSFPSIVLDAILILKNEFKTLFKVTTLTIVGYAFAVVLTILYKMSVDFIFICLSVIALFRFVYTWSLIRKFWNVNLKGGNNLFPHIKEILLFTSPLIVGHIGALVSKQVDKYIVANNFPSEVYAIYTIGARELPIVSLITSSFASVVFPEISRLYANGRGLDVAHLIRDVVRTTSMFIIPTFSFLLFFAEEFVVILFSEKYVESTPIFRIYLLFLPVRVLVYSSVLSALGKQKIYMLISLFDLAFNLSLGVILVKVVGLIGPAIAVVSSTFVEALLMLLYISKVLGGIGLSNILPFRFMSALWISSLILSVLCYLVSSLIHGLILKFILPAVLFSVIYLFLVVRFLRKI from the coding sequence ATGCGTGAAAATTTTATAATAGTTAAAAAGGCCGGGTTCGTAAGCTTATCAAAAGTTGTAAATTTGCTTGGGCTTCTTGTTGTGACGATTATATTAGCACGATACTTTACGAGATCTGAATTTGCTTCCTATGATCAATTTTGGCTTATTTTTAACACAATTTTCCCGGTGGCGTCATTTGCGTTTACGAGCTCAATTTATTTTTTCGGATCAAAAGAAAACGCCGGCGATTATATCACGGAGATCTTTTGGTTTTTATTGTTCGTTGGACTTATGGTAACATTTTTTCTTTTTCTGTTAAGTTCTGAAATAGCAAAATTCATAAAAAATCCGAGATTTGCTCAAGATTTTCCTGCATTTGCAATTTTCTCTCTTTTTTCGTTTCCATCAATTGTGCTTGATGCAATTCTAATTTTAAAAAATGAATTTAAAACTTTATTCAAAGTCACGACGCTGACAATAGTTGGATATGCTTTTGCCGTTGTTTTAACTATTTTATATAAAATGAGCGTGGATTTCATTTTTATATGTCTTTCTGTGATTGCGCTTTTCAGATTTGTTTACACTTGGAGTTTGATACGGAAATTTTGGAATGTTAATTTGAAAGGTGGAAATAATTTGTTCCCGCACATAAAAGAGATCTTGCTATTTACATCTCCTCTCATCGTTGGGCATATTGGTGCTTTGGTTTCAAAGCAGGTTGATAAATATATAGTTGCAAATAATTTTCCAAGTGAGGTTTATGCGATTTATACGATTGGGGCGAGGGAATTGCCGATTGTCTCTTTGATAACGAGCTCTTTTGCTTCGGTTGTGTTTCCGGAGATCAGCAGGTTATATGCAAATGGCAGAGGCCTGGATGTTGCTCATCTTATAAGGGATGTCGTTCGCACGACATCAATGTTTATAATTCCAACTTTTTCGTTTCTCTTGTTCTTCGCTGAAGAGTTTGTTGTAATCTTGTTTTCCGAGAAATATGTTGAAAGCACACCAATTTTTAGAATTTATCTTCTGTTTTTGCCAGTGAGGGTTTTGGTTTACAGCTCGGTATTATCGGCGTTGGGAAAGCAGAAAATCTATATGCTCATTTCACTTTTTGATCTTGCTTTTAACTTATCTCTTGGAGTTATTCTTGTTAAAGTAGTTGGTTTAATTGGACCTGCGATTGCGGTCGTTAGTTCAACTTTTGTTGAAGCTTTGTTAATGCTTCTTTATATTTCAAAGGTGCTCGGTGGGATAGGTTTATCAAACATTTTGCCTTTTAGGTTTATGTCGGCTTTATGGATTTCATCTTTGATATTGTCGGTTTTGTGCTATCTTGTGAGCTCGTTGATTCACGGTTTGATTTTAAAATTTATTTTGCCTGCGGTTTTGTTTTCCGTTATTTATCTCTTTCTCGTTGTCAGGTTTTTGAGAAAGATTTGA